CAGCGACAAAACCATCAACATCTACATTAGTCATCCAAAATCCTAGCGGAAGCATAGGCAATGATAATGTAACTGTTTATATAACAGCAACAGGTAAAAAGTATCATCGTGATGGGTGCAGATATTTATCAAAAAGTAAAATCCCCATAAGTTTATCACAGGCTAAAGCGGAAGGCTATACACCATGTAGTGTATGTGATCCACCACAATAAAATAAAAGAGGTGATAAAATGAAAGTTATTATTGACAGATTTGAAGGTGATTTTGCGGTTGTTGAAATGCCTAACCGTAAAATGGTGAACTTGCCAAAAGTATTAGTACCCGATGCACATGAAGGTGATGTAATAGATATAAGTATAGATAAAAAAGAAACTAAAAATAGGTCAGATAAAATAAGTAGAATGATGGAAGATTTATGGGAAGATTAATGCCATGCTGAATGGCATTTATTTCTAAATCTATTTCGAACATAAGTTTTTTAAGGAGTATGATACTATGGCTCAAAAAACAAATTACACAAAAAACGGCAATGAATATTATAGAGTAACAGCTACTATCGGCAGAGATTCGGAAGGAAAGCTAATTCGAAAAGAATTCTATGGCAAAGGCAAAAAAGAAGCCGAAGCTAAAAGAGATGAATATTTGAATGGCATAAAAAATGGCCTCAATATCGATTTTAAAGATGTAATTTTAGGTGAACTTATGCGCACATGGCTATTTGAGGTTGTAAAAGTATCAAGAAAGCCTTCTACTTTTGCAAGATATGAAGGACTTTATAGAAACTATATAAAAGATAGTGAACTATATGGATTAAAAATTAGTCTCATAAAATCAATACAGATACAACGATATTATAACAAACTCTATCAGGAAGGCAAAAGCAGCAAGACAATAAAAACTTTAAACAAATTTTTAAAGACCTTCTTCAACTATGCAGTCGATTAAGGGTATCTAGTTCGCAATCCTTGTATAGGCAAAAAATTAGTTATTCCGGGAACTGCACAGGAAAAAAGCGAAACAAAGATTGAAACCTTCACTGATGAGGAAATAAAAAGATTCACTGAAGCGTTAGAAGGGCATCGCTTAAAAGCATTATTTTTATTGGATTTTGGAACAGGTTTAAGACAGGGAGAATTACTCGGCTTAAAATGGCCCGATATTGATTTTGAGAAAAAAGAATTAAGGGTCCAGAGGACGATTAAACAGGTAACTCTCATAGATGCACATGGCAACAGGGAATATAAAACTATTGAGCAAATACCTAAAACTAAAAACAGCATCAGAACTGTCCCCATTCCTTCATCGCTTATACCAGTATTAAAGGAACACAGAAACAGACAAAAAGAAGAAAAATTAAAAGCAGGGCCAGCTTACCTCAACG
The nucleotide sequence above comes from Thermoanaerobacterium sp. CMT5567-10. Encoded proteins:
- a CDS encoding DUF3006 domain-containing protein, which gives rise to MKVIIDRFEGDFAVVEMPNRKMVNLPKVLVPDAHEGDVIDISIDKKETKNRSDKISRMMEDLWED